The Alnus glutinosa chromosome 8, dhAlnGlut1.1, whole genome shotgun sequence DNA segment CACAGATGAGTTAATAAGCAACGGATTTTCATTCCCCGCTTTTGCTTCCTTACCATAATGCATGTTTCTTTGAACATAAAAGCGATCCCTACACTCATCATCCGTACCATAATTATACATCGAATCTTCACCCTCCGAATGCTCATATCTCGATGACGTCCCATCCTCCTCTTCCCTCTTTGTTTCCCTTCTATCAAACAGCAAATCAGATGGCAAATTCAACCCGTCATAGCAACCACCATCCCCTTCACCAACAAACCCAGATGACGAATCTACTCCAACCTCATCCCCATGTTCCTCACCAATGGCCTCTCTACCAGGCAAATTCTCAACACTAACTCGCAACATTCCTGACTCGCCTTGTTCTCTTGACCCTATAGAACCTTCTTCATCACCTTCACCACATCCACCTGCTTCACCCGAACCATCATCCCACCCTGCAACTAATCCCGACACACTCCCAACCTTCAAACCCATCATTTCATTTGACTTATCACGTCCCTCAGTATCATACAACTCGAACCCACTCTTTATCAACCTCCCTTCTTCCTTTACCCTTTTCCCATCTCGAAATTCAACATTTCTATCACCTAAACACTCGTTACCGCGACCCCAAACCCTCTGGTCCTCTCGATTCCTATCGAACAACCCTCCCAAACTAAAACCTTCCAAACCACTATCACTCCTCATAGACCCTAAAAACTCAGACTCTAGTTCGCAATCGTTAAACGTCGTGATCGAGCTACGCACACTCGGCGTGCCCATCGCCGAGTTCGCGCTACAGTAGCGCTCGAACTCGGACTCTCCGCACGACGAGTACTGCGACGGCGATGAGGGCTCGGGCTCGGGCTCGGCATCGACATCGCCTCCCCCGTCCGATTTGGGTTGCGGGAACGAATCGGGCGGGTCCGGAGATGCGAGTTCGGAGGCGGCCCCACGAGTACCCTCCCAACCGATCATCGGGGACTCAGAAACTCatacaatatatttttattaaagaaaatgaatggaATTTTGAGGTGAAAAGAGAGGGAATCAAACCTCTGTAGAATGAACCGGCGGCTGCGATTTGATTCAGGCTAGGGATAGTCCTTGCGCTTGGATTGGTAGCAGAGGGTTTTGGTAAATGGTACGGGTTTGAATGATTGTTAGCGAGAAAGGAAGAGTTGGAGGAAAATGAACCCAGAGCGAGTgtgcgtgcgtgcgtgcgtgAGACAGGGGCTGACCTTTTGGCGCTGTGGACACTGGACAGAGACAAAAcaaattgattaattaaaacatttgcAAATGGGGTTGGTTTGATTACTACGAAAATGTCTTACGTTGTTTTCGTTTGGATAACCATTCACTGTATTTTTGCTAACAAATTCTTGATACATGATATGGACATATTTGATCGGGTCGGTCCGATTagctaaaaatttatttgaacaatTTAAACAGACAAATGTTGTGAAtttcaatccttttttttttggatttttttttttataaaaaaaaaaaataataaaataaaataaaattatatccCTAAAACTACTGTTCATTTGACAATATCCTCTCAAATTTTTAATTGGAATAATGTTATttctaaattatcaaaaattgttAATATTCCCCTcaaggccaacaaaaagacaaaactgatcttataattttttcaataggacaaaaatattcatataaatttaaaaagaaaacgaaaaaaaaatatgttcacccttggtttttatgttttttttttttttaaaaaaaaaaatagtattttattttgttttattaatgctatttttgtacttacaagaaaaattaaagGTATTTTCATCATTGGGAtaaatattgacaattttttgtagtACGGTAGAACATtatccaaattaaaagtttagaGGAAACATTGTCAATTGAATGATAATTTGAGGGGATGCGTGaactttactttttctttttctttttttaatgttctctCTTCTTGCTTTCTACAgtaataataaccaaaatagaATTGGAATAATGTTATttctaaattatcaaaaattgttAATATTCCCCTcaaggccaacaaaaagacaaaactgatcttataattttttcaataggacaaaaatattcatataaatttaaaaagaaaacgaaaaaaaaatatgttcacccttggtttttatgttttttttttttttttaaaaaaaaatagtattttattttgttttattaatgctatttttgtacttacaagaaaaattaaagGTATTTTCATCATTGGGAtaaatattgacaattttttgtagtACGGTAGAACATtatccaaattaaaagtttagaGGAAACATTGTCAATTGAATGATAATTTGAGGGGATGCGTGaactttactttttctttttctttttttaatgttctctCTTCTTGCTTTCTACAgtaataataaccaaaatagctattgaaaaagtataacTCTCTACATTAGCTATTGTTTTTTCTATACTCTCTCCAACAGATTTTCTAttatactatttattttctttaaatattattttttgtgtaaaagagtgtgaaagaaagagggagagagagagtgtgtgaaagaagaaaatgaagagagagaaaacaatagaaaaaactGTTTGTaatgtgaatagtgaatatgcTCTTCTACCTATTTACTATCCACACTacgataaaaaattatattctactAGAAATCTGACTATTATGAGTTATGTATATTCTGTTAGAGAtattctaaaattatattctgcctatttctgaaatttctagAGGAGTCTGTAACTAGGCACTGGATCCCTTCAGACCTGGAGAACGTGTGACGCTGGGTCGGGGTTTGGTGAACCAACAGGTCGCTCCTCTAGTTGAAGTATCGGGCCCCCTTTTTTGTTGCCCAAGTTACACCTTTGCATATTCCATAAGGGAGTTTTGCTCTactaagtaaaaaataattattcaattctAACATCTTCTATTCTtaataataactttttatttttcttatgaaaTACCTATCCTACctaccaaacgaggccttagtaATGTTATCAAACTCATATCACTATCTTAAATATCCCTAAAGGAGTTTTTTTTGGGCATAAGCTGTGGGAAAAGCCCAacactaaggcctcgtttggtttgcggattagacccatggaaaggaatagctattcctacggaatagttattcttttgtttggttgtatattatttaagggaatagttattcccacggaatagctattcccttacgaagaggaataagtattccactcaaaaaggagtggaatacctattcatttcctatgggaataaattaaattcgtattttacccaaaaacctCAACcttctcaacacccaagtctcttatccctctctctctctgtttttcaactcatggtgtgttttgatacgaaattttgacaataaaatataattctgattctacttttttcagaaataaatcatattttattcaactttttataaacaaatcatattttattcaattttttctaaaaagtcaaatttcaaaattcgcaaacaaaataagaatttaattctgatttcaaaaattcatcactcaagtgcaccatcaatatctttctccatctctgcaattatattctcatccccctctctctgtttctcaactcaacttaatttgttgtggggtagttttcttctttttcttttttttttttttttttttttcctcctcctatgatttagcctacagaatgcacttagacgtagcaaaacgagtacctcttaatatcggggggactccaattgccttgcggaggtttaagaaaaactttgtaagcaaataATGAATGCTTGttactgaaaaacaaataaaaaataataaaataaaaagggctttgtagttgttttttttttttatgatgattatgtttttttttttttttttttttttttttttctcttataaatcattttactttataagcaaagaatgaatgtttgttgctggaaaacaaataaaaaagaataaaataaaaaaggctttgcagatgatctatttttttatttttttatgatggtgatatgatgattatgtgtgtgtgtgttttttttttttttccttgtaaatcattttgtagcgtaattgtatatgaaaaaaaaaaaacaaaaaaaaacaaaaaaaaaaacaaaaaaggtcatagtatgattgtttatgtttcttaaataaagaaaaaaaaatgtcctcaagaatataaattatatttgtattataagggtattttagaaaatttgattataatatgattccattcaccaatgtattgcactgtaccaaacaaaagaatacatatgcaatgttctattccaccgttacaactaggggtgtaaatgagccgagctcgagcgagccagtgccgagctcgagcgagccagaaccgagctcgagctcattcattacgagctcgagctcattcatcacgagcccgagccgatctcgagcttattcatcacgagctcgagccgagttcgagcgGTAATAATTAAGTcaagtcgagtcgagccgagcttATACGAGTTTaacatttgttcttttattaccattaattctactttccatcaaagttagaattaattaataagaatcattaacttctcgtagttaattaaccaacactttattaaggtgtattaattaaccattaaccaaCAATTAATAAAGGAGGATTAATTTACACATTAAGATCGAGTCTAATAAGTTGTCTTATGTGTCAGGTCATGTGGgacattgaattcttacaagaaGCACttgttattaaaacatgtgattctcacatgttaagggacacatgttaatcttatatgtgagttgtattaaatttcatacctactggtttgtaggaaatttatgtcatttaattataaataaaaaaaaaatgtaacaatagtcaatataaatattaagttaaaacattaataattataataattatattttcatatggttctatatatcaaatgataataataccttttttttttttaaagtctaatgataattcttagatcatatgattcatatctaatggttatgtagcacaaatgcacaatgttatatcatatgatctaaattctaatgataacacctaaattattatcataattaaCACATTAGTAATTCCAATCGAACCAATCgaccaatcctaataacttaatttgggattatatgaattacattgtcattatatatgaataatatgattaagtttaaaaagtgttattataattcgtataattaatatgaattcatacttatgtatataatctatatacctaatcattgtatctaagactctaagtattattaataattattagatacttaaaatcttacatcatacttaatcagtgtatctaagtatctaaatacttaatcattttatttgtatgcTCATATGATCTTAGATTTTGAATCACGTGATGACGgtgatgtaatgattcataagtatctaataataatacttataagttataacattgaatatagtgaatcaataattacatgttatatgctacaatgttaattatattattatatgatcatataatcatattatattacataaataatataatatgaattatatgattaagtatttgaattgtcattatatcatatgattatatgattaacaattaagtattaatattattcacttttactattttatatacatattgatacaaccaaataattataatcaattaatatttattgactatttttatttgttacttaattcattcttatatatagtatattgtacaaataagttatatattaacaaattaaaacttatttttaacatatatatatatatatatacgagtcgagccttaataaacgagtcgatccttatacgagcgggttcacgagctttaatcgagtcgagccgagtttatacgagtttgcattgtttaataatcgagtttgattttcgtgttcacgaatagctcatttaataatcgattcgagcacgagtcgagtttattcgagccgatcccgagtaagctcacgagtagctcagctcgtttacacccctagttacaaccaaacaaaagaataggaatagttattccattccaccttcatctattcccatgaatagttattccttttcctaatggaatagacattccgcaaaccaaacgaggcctaataGATAGATAGCAGAACAAATGGGGATTGGAGTTTATGTAATTGCCTGTCCTCAATGCAAGTAATTAAGAGATATTTTTGATtgagttcatattttttaatagtccAAACATTTACTCGaacaaaattatcaattttttattatttatttatatatttattttatagataagATCGATCATTTTCATAGACAAACACTATCATCTAAACCATGTTTGAACTGGTTCcaaattacaataaatatattataatatttcgAAGAAAAAATCATTGGATAATTTgaggaaataaagaaaaaaataaaaataaaaaagcttttatagtttttattgcCCCAAAACGCTACACCAATTATCGTTTTTATTAACACCTGCTGACCCgtctaaaaccctaacccccaAAACCCAACTTCATTTTTTACCTCTTCGTCTCTCGCACTCTCAGAGAGGGACAGAGAAGAAGCCTGGCTGGTCATCAATGGCAATGGAGACAATAAGCGAAGAGTCTGGGCCCGAAGCCCTGCAGCGCCTGAGGGGCACGGACCCGCCGGTGTGGCTGGCGCCGAGCCCCGCGCTCTCTCAAATGGCTCGAGCCGCCTCGGAGCACCTCTTCGCGTCGCTCAGGCCATTCACGCCCAAAACGCCCTTCGACAAGCTCTTGACCAAGGGTTTCGACGCCGAGCAGGTATGGCAGCAAATCGACCTCCAAGCGCTTCCCCTTCTGTCAACTCTCCGCCGCGATGTGAAACGGTTCGAGAAGAACCCAAAAGAGATCTCGAAGCTCAAGAAGGTTCTAGAGGTTGCAAAGAAGGAACCAGAGGGTGGGAGGAGTGTCGTGGAAGAGGAAAGTGAGGATTTTGATGGATTTGATGAGGAATtggatgaggaggaggaggaggaagaggaagagggggAGAGGGGGAGTGAGGGTggagaggaggaagaggaaggtGCAGGTGGTGGGATTGAAGATGGGTTTTTGAAGATAAAGGAATTGGAGGAGTTTTTGGAGGAGGATGAAGCTAGGGAATATGGGTTAAAGAAGAAGGACAAGAAAGAGGTGAAGAAAGTTGATGGGTTGGGTCTGAATGACGACGATGGTGAAGGTgaatatgaagatgaagatgaagatgaagatgatgaagatgatgatgaggtGGGGCtgtttttgagataaatttCGAATAGTTTGAttggttctttttgttttttgttttttttagaattctTAGGTTTCATCGTGGAACTGGAATTTGAGTCATTATGGAAGAATTctagttctttctttttcttttctttttcttttctttttttttttggtgtgtgttaaagattattattgttgttgttttttaaaGGTGGTTATGGTTTTGAATTGGTCTAGAAGATgcatattttttaagtttttttttttacttgattttgatgatattttttgTGTCCTCTTAACTCATTGGCATTTTGTTCTTTTAGCTTGGAGATTTTGGGCATGGTGACGATGAAGATGCGGACAAGTTGGCGAGGTGCTACTTTGTTGtttgcttttggttttgttcttgttcattTTATTGTCATTGGTTATAATAAACTGCTCCAATTCGTTATAGTCATACTGGTATTCTTTaggaaaatttgaatttttcacgGTCATGTTATATAGTTGGAAAATGCAAATTCTTTAGAGTGATTCCGCTTCTATTACCAAGGATGTATCATTGTAGTGCATGGGAGTGTATGTTTCAAATTCTAGACGAGAGATTTTCTTGGGGAGTTTATTTTGAAATTCTAGATGCTAGATTTTCTTAATGTTTCTTTTTCTGGGCTTTACCCATGCATATTTGGTTTTCAGTTATGGAGATTTTTTTGGCGCTAAGAAGAAAAAGGCTGCCAAACAAAAATCAGAATTGAAAGATGTGTCAGAAGAGTCAGACATGGATGAtgaacaagaagaagatgataatACATTTGAAAATAAGGCATTGTTTATTTCTATATGCTCTTTACAGTTGAACAAAGTATATGTGCATCGTGCTTATTAGTAGTGAAATCTCACTCATAAGCAGGAATATTTGTTGAAATAAATctgatttatttatattttatttatagaagCAAGAGACTGTTTCCACCCATGAAAAAGAACTTGAGAAGCTTCGATCTACAATAGAGCAGATGGAAAAAGCAAACCTGGATCCAAAAGCGTGGACTATGCAGGGAGAGGTTATATCATCATTCTGAAAATCTATTGTTAGACAAACTTGCACGGGTTACAATTGAAGTGAATGTGAATACGACTCAGATCCTTGCATCTATGGTTTATAACAACAGGTAACTGCTGCAAAAAGGCCATTGAACAGTGCATTAGAGGTTGATCTTGATTTTGAGCACAATGTGAGACCTGCCCCTGTAATCACTGAGGAAGTTACAGCATCACTTgaagatttgataaagaaaagGATCCTTGAGGTAGACTCCATTTGTTTAGTACATATTAGTTGGAATTTCACTATTCTGTCAtcaaattatacttttatttgtGTATTAGACAGGGATAGTCATATGCCACCAGGAAAAATAGGAAGACAttgccttttgttttatttgacaTTACCTATTGCAACATTAGTCGCTGTTGTGTAGATCTCTTCGGGATACTAATCAAAAGCAATCTTGCTATGATGTTTTTAGGGGCGGTTTGATGATGTTCAAAAGGCTCCCATGTTGCCCTCTAAAGCACCGAGAGAAGTTAAAGAGTTGGTAAATATTGTGTCCTGGAATTGTCAATTTTGTGGTTTGGTTTGTATCTAGTTTTTATCATGATGATAGAAATCTCTTATTCAAGCTCTTTTCCTGTTGAAATATGCAGGATGAGAATAAGAGCAAGAAGGGTCTTGCTGACATCTATGAGGTTTGTATTTCCCGACATCATCCATTATGGAATTACTCTCCCTGTCCCACCTCTCCTTTTCGTTTTTCCTTAACTTCTGGTTATGTACACTGGATCTTTAATTTGTGACCTTTAGTTATGAAGTTAATAATATggttttttcttccttaaattACTTAAAGTTTCAAGCATTGAACAGCTATCTTTTCAATTATTTGCAGGAAGAATATGTTCAGAAGACAGATCTGGCTTCTGCCCCGTTGTCATTCAAGGATGAACAGAAGAAAGAGGTGCgaattttgattgtttttaCGTATATATTTACTGCAATTCCTTGTTATTCAATTTTTGTCAATTATTGTATCCTAGTGTCCTCATGATGCTGTATGAAAGACTAGGACTTTGGAACTTCCCATTTAacagtcttttttttcttcttttcttttcttttcttttttctttgctcCTTCCATACTTGATGTTTGAAGGTGTTATCTTTGATCAGGCAAGTATGTTGTTCAAGAAGGTTTGCTTAAAGCTGGATGCTCTTTCTCATTTCCACTTTGCTCCCAAACCTGTATGCTTCTCAATCTCGATCATTTTAGTGAACATATAATTTAGGCATtatgttacttatcaaaaaaataattttaggcgTTATGTCATGAACGTTTTTTGTGTCCTTGTCTTTGTTTCTTATGTGTTGTTTTGGACAGGTTATAGAGGACATGTCTATACAAGCAAATGTCCCCGCTCTAGCAATGGAAGAGGTAAAGAATTTGCACATCTTCACTTCATTTAATTTGCTCCTTATTTAACAAGCAAGTAAAATATGTGGCATGTCTTCCCCTGGGCAGATTGCACCTTTGGCAGTCTCGGATGCAGCTATGCTGGCTCCTGAGGAAGTGTTTAGCGGCAAAGGAAAGATTAAAGAAGAAGCTGAGCTTACGCAGGCagagagaaagaggaggagagctaaaaagaaaaggaaaattaaaggTAAGGTTGGATATTAGGTTCTTTCTCTGGCTCTTAAAATGCCAATTTtctgtctttcttttttggtctgCCATTATTGCTCGCTCAGGCAAactgtttgtttatttcattaTGTGTTTTCCTTTGAGTTTCATATGCCAATTTCCaagtaaattattaattttgggATACATAATTACAGCTGAGGCAGCTAGACGAACTGCAAAGAAGCCACGAGACAGCACATCCCTAAACCATGATCATGGTaacttattcttttcttttctttttttaatcttcttctGACTTGAGTAACTATCATTTAGGAAATTAATCAAGTATCATTCCTTACCCTCAAACTTTCTAAAACTGGCagacaaagaaggaaaatgagatCTTGCATACGAGAAAAGTGCAAGGGGCTCCTTAAAGCCTTCCTACTTCGATTGTGGTTGCAACTCAAGGACAGCTAAGATAAGGGAAAGCCAGAGAAGGAAGGAGAGGGTGGAGTTTCTCCCCCAAACATCGCATTCCCCCAGTTGTAGCTTACCCTTCTGACTTCTGGTGGAATTGTAAAGAAACCCACATGAAAGAGGATGAAAAGGGTTGAAGCATCATATCTTTCACTTGTCATCTATTAGAATTCTGAGGTGATCAATTTTTGTTATGTGATTTTGtctctaaattattttgctaTCCTGGGTGCATGCAGATCCTATTGAACAAGTATATTTCTTTATGTCAGTTACATTCTTTTATTCAAGCGTACATGCTGTTTCTGCAGAAGCAGTGCCATTTGTTTAGCATTAGCTTCTAATCTTTTCTGCCCGGATGACTAGAAAACCGCTCTGATGCTTTCATCTTGCCCTTCTAATTAGTTCAACATTGGGAAAATccaaggaaaagttggttctatTTGAGAATTTGCTATTTTCAGGACTTGGGACTTCCTTTCTGTTGAGGGAATtcagatcctctccagttctaCTGGTTCCTTAACTTCCTTTAAAAGGaggggtaaattttttttttttaaaaaaaaaaaaatagtgaaataaCAATTTTGCTCCTCATTTTAAAGGAACAGGCTCTTCTCCAGTTTTCAATTTCTTCTTGAGAATTCTTGAAATGGTaaataaccctaattttaaTATCAGGATAACtgcttaaattaattatttcttatcagtttaaacttttaaaataaatagttattcaACACCGGGTATTACTGCATTTATCCCACAAACTACATCAAATATGATCTGAATTTGGGTAGCTAACTAAGTGGTGGTCAATATTTTCCACACCCGTCCTTCAAACTGTGACCAACCAATTTATCTGGAGTCTCCAGTCTCCCTCACATTCTCACCGCAAACCATAAAATGAAACTGTGCCGAGAAATAATCTTACCATGCGCCACAAGTCTACCACAACATCTCAATCAGGAAATGTGACCCCGTTTGACAACCCCTTCCATCTCcccttctcttattttcacttctctaaaaaaaaaccattaccttcaaaacattttaagtttttttactttttatgtcacattaattttttgttactattgaaattaaaaaaaaaaaaaaatccaatacaatgaaatttttttcacttttccatgcattt contains these protein-coding regions:
- the LOC133875890 gene encoding M phase phosphoprotein 10 yields the protein MAMETISEESGPEALQRLRGTDPPVWLAPSPALSQMARAASEHLFASLRPFTPKTPFDKLLTKGFDAEQVWQQIDLQALPLLSTLRRDVKRFEKNPKEISKLKKVLEVAKKEPEGGRSVVEEESEDFDGFDEELDEEEEEEEEEGERGSEGGEEEEEGAGGGIEDGFLKIKELEEFLEEDEAREYGLKKKDKKEVKKVDGLGLNDDDGEGEYEDEDEDEDDEDDDELGDFGHGDDEDADKLASYGDFFGAKKKKAAKQKSELKDVSEESDMDDEQEEDDNTFENKKQETVSTHEKELEKLRSTIEQMEKANLDPKAWTMQGEVTAAKRPLNSALEVDLDFEHNVRPAPVITEEVTASLEDLIKKRILEGRFDDVQKAPMLPSKAPREVKELDENKSKKGLADIYEEEYVQKTDLASAPLSFKDEQKKEASMLFKKVCLKLDALSHFHFAPKPVIEDMSIQANVPALAMEEIAPLAVSDAAMLAPEEVFSGKGKIKEEAELTQAERKRRRAKKKRKIKAEAARRTAKKPRDSTSLNHDHDKEGK